Part of the Cottoperca gobio chromosome 16, fCotGob3.1, whole genome shotgun sequence genome, acaaacatgttgtgtttggtgTAATCCTTCCTTCTGTTCATACTGGCCCTGTGCAAAGATGTCTTCTAAAGGTTATCTGAAGACACGTGACTGTGGAAGATAAACACTTGATGTAACTTAGACTACTGGAACATCATATTACCTTCAGGTGAAGTTGAATGTGTTTCTGCACAGAACGAGGAGTGTGGACtttgtcccctctctctcacactgaaGTGCATTAGAAAAGATTTCTTATCCAGCAGAATGATCAGAAGTAATGAGcaagaaaacacactttttaacaactattttaaaacacattgaacCAAGTGAAGCCATTCTTCAATGTCTATTATGATCATGTAAAACACTTCTCAGAGACACAAGCTTCACAGTCCAACgccttcctctgtctgtctctgtagttaccGCCAAGCTGACTGCAGacaaccaggagctggagatcCAGAAGAAGAACTTAACAGAGCAAATACAAGACATGGAGACAAACTGTCAAAGACATGgtatcaaatgtgtgtgtgtgtgtgtgtgtgtgtgtgtgtgtgtgtgtgtgtgtgtgtgtgtgtgtgtgtgtgtgtttgtgtgtgtgtgtgtgtgtttgtgtgtttttgtgtgtgtgttaaactaaactgttaaatattaataatttcttcttctttcttaataacttcttttttatttttttattttctcgtgtgtgtatgtttgtacgAAACGTTTCTCTTCTGTAAAGTGTCATTAAGTACCTACAAGAGtgctttataaattaaatgtgtaattaatatttaataacattatatgttttatattagtaAGGCTATATTAGCCCTCTTTCTTTTAAGAACTAAGAACTATTTTAAATCAGATTGAAGTGAAGCCATTCTTCAATGTCTATTATGATCATGTAAAACACTTCTCAGAGACACAAGCTTCACAGTCCAACgccttcctctgtctgtctctgtagttaccACCAAGCTGACTGCAGACAACCAAAACCTGAACTCACAAAACCAGGAGCTGAACTCACAAAACCAGGAGCCGAACTCAAAAAACCAGGAGCTGAACTCAAAAAACCAGGAGCTGAACTCACGAAACCAGGAGCTGAACTCACAAAACCAGGAGCTGAACTCACAAAACCAGGAGCTGAACTCACAAAACCAGGAGCTGAACTCACGAAACCAGGAGCTGAACTCACAAAACCAGGAGCTGAACTCACAAAACCAGGAGCTGAACTCACAAAACCAGGAGCTGAACTCAGGAAACCAGGAGCTGAACTCAGGAAACCAGGAGCTGAACTCACAAAACCAGGAGCTGAACTCACAAAACCAGGAGCTGAACTCACAAAACCAGGAGCTGAACTCAGGAAACCAGGAGCTGAACTCACAAAACCAGGAGCTGAACTCACAAAACCAGGAGCTGAACTCGCAAAACCAGGAGCTGAACTCGCGAAACCAGGAGCTGAACTCACGAAACCAGGAGCTGAACTCACAAAACCAGGAGCTGAACTCACGAAACCAGGAGCTGAACTCACAAAACCAGGAGCTGAACTCACGAAACCAGGAGCTGAACTCACAAAACCAGGAGCTGAACTCACAAAACCAGGAGCTGAACTCAGGAAACCAAGGTATGTTCAGATCCTGTTCATTATGTCCAGTAATAACTCATTATAATAGTAATGAAATCACAATGCAGTAATGTTGTTCATTGGTTGGTCTCTGTTGTTTCAGATAAACAGTGTAAACCTTGTGAGCAGGGCTGGGCATTCAACGGGCTCAGCTGCTATACGTTTTATGATGTTGGACCTTCTGAGCAGAGAACATGGGAAGAAGCTCGAGGATTCTGCAGAGGAATTAATTCAGATTTGCTTGTTTTCCATCATACAGAGAAAaagtaatgacatttttataacaCAATTATGAACTTGTATCTGTAGGTCTGAACACTTCAGGacataatgtgtttaaatgtttaaatatatgataACTGTGTATGTTATGTATTTCAGATGGTTCACTCTAGGATTTGATGGATACTGGTTTGGCCTGAGAGTTGTAGAGGGGAGATGGAAGTGGGTTGATGGAAGTGATCTGATTGTAAAGTAAGAGACACGTTGCTAAACACTttgaataacaaaatatatcagCCTTGTTCTAAACATCATGTTCTTCCCTCAGCTCCTGGCTTCAACATCCTACTGATGGTCACTGTGCAATGTCTGACTGGATACAAGGATGGAGATCAGTGAGCTGTGATGAAAAAAGACGATGGATCTGTGGGAAGAAGGCTTTATCTGTTTAAACACTGCAGTCACAGTTGAAAAGGTCCCGGGATAGTGTAATGGGACATTTCATAATATACTTTCCTTGTACTTATATGCATATATTGTAGATGTGTTGTCTCAGTAGTTTCCCACCGTGCCAGTCAGGTACTTCCTGCTTTCTGCTCTCTGACTCTGTTGACGTgtgaaaatatctttaaataaaagaGAGCCACACAAGGAGCAGTTTGAGCATTTGAATTTTGGTTTGAATAATTAAAATGCAGAGGTGATCTATTTGGAAGCAAAGTTCATGTTTTAGTCTATTACCTTGAATACAAATGCTGCCACACAGTTAtcgtgtctttttttttgtcttagcTTGTTGCTCATTGAAAATATGACAGACCTTTCATCAGTGTGACTCCGTGTTCGCTCCACCTGAAGCTCACAAATCAGTAACACATGATCAACAAATAGAGCGCCATAGCTCAGGGTAGTAAGTGTCAGTTATTAGGTTTCATTGTGTGGTTTACAAAGAGCAATACTGTCATCCAGTCACCCTCGGACTTTCCCTCCTTTCCCCATAACCTGACTACCCCACCCATCTACATAGTTGTACCAACTTCCCTCATTTGCTGCCTAGCATTCTCCACCCACCTCCTCCCATCATTAGCCCCATAATTACCGGCCCTTTTCAATTAATTCCCTGCCAGAGCATCAAAGTTACCATATGCTTcatgccttttgtttttaaacctgAACCTGACTCGGACTCCGTACCtgtacctgcctgtctacctgtctgcctgcatTTTTTCCTGACTTATTACAACTTCTGTTTggacaggaagtgctgtgtttacatactaaaaaagaaaagaaaagaaaaatgttatcTCATAAATTGCATTTAAGATTTGAGGTCAATTGAGgattaaacaatacatttaagtacctaagaaaaaaataaaaatagagggGCTTGAATCTTAaagtatgactttttattacagAACAACTAAATTATGAATGGTCAAATAAGgggaaagaaatgcaaatgtatttctttttttgtctttgactACTTTTACTAATGGAAATTGATTTGAAtctcaatgtttgttttttttgcttgttGCTTTCCTATAAGATCCGGATTTTGTTTTGaattataaacaaaaataaaaacatatttaaagatTCATTATCAAGGTAGCGATCTCTATTATCCGAGGAAATCTTTTCCTCTACACTTTGATTAATTGGATAACACataatatagaatagaataaataaatgaaattataACAATGGAAGTATGAAAAATGACACTTTCTCTTGTTACCTGTCATATTGCTTACTTGTTTTAGCTGACATTTTTCAAGTTATTCTCAAATCTCTTACATCTACCCACACGTCTTGTGTTTGGGTTATTATAAAGTCAATTAATCTTCACCATATATTAGTATATTTATCCTGGCGTACTCTGAGggaatatgtaaatgtttccaatatataaatacattaaactaAAATAATCGAGTCTACGCTTCAGCCATTTACGAGtaataaatattgtttcttACTGCACTTGAATGCAACACACTGCAGTATGCGGCTGCGCGAAGCCTGTCTCCCGGAAACAACATGGTTGTTTTGGTGTTCGCTAGTATAACTAGTCCTCTGTCAAAAGGTAAAGCACAATTTAAACTAGCCAGATTTTGGACACTGGATTACGGACACTCGTCAGGATCCTTACTATGATTTGTCCGAGTTAATGAAATGAACTGTGTCTCGAGTGAATGACAGACATTTAGGTAATTTGGCGGATTAcggtagctaacgttagcggttAGCTAGCCTGTTCGCCGGCTAACTCAGAGTTTGTCACTTTGTCAACAAGTTGTGTTCAGCATGGACTGCACAGCGCTGGAGGTCGATGCATTCAAATTTGCCAAAACAGCTGTCACTTATGACCAGAGTGGCAAATATAACGAggctgtattttattataaggTAAGTGGCAATACGTTTTAACTTGACTGACAGGTGTCCATAGCTGCTACCTGTCaacgttagctagttagcttagctagttagcttagcttgcgGTAAACattcactttcacttgtataatgTCGCTTCTCACCTGTTTATTAGCTGTCACCTAATgttctgtttaaaaatgacattgacATTTAATTACCACCACCTTCATACTATCACTTTACCTTCATACACTTATAACTGactctgtaaaaaaaagaatataaaaagcTATCCATAGATGTAAACATAACCTTTAATGGTGTTTGTTAAGAGAGAACTGTAATGCAAATCACTCCagtttatgaaaaataaaacatacactACTGAACATTATTAGAgttattttaagactttttagctatttttctttatttaaatattttattagttGATAATTATGTAAACATTGTGAGCCTAAGTATCACTTGCCATATATTGTTGTACATACTACTGgaataaataaaggatttcaCTCGCTGTTTTTCACCActttacatttatgtatttctgTAATTACTCGTCagacatatacacatttaatcTATACTTGTTTTACATTACACTTCATACATTTTGCAATTACTATCTACCACACATagatattattttatgttttacttgCCTGATTTTCCTTTTATACATAATTATTTAATCATCGTTGGAGGGCGCCTGAGACCTAAGAGTTTCATTGCCTACaactgcttctctgtaattgttgtctatatgacaataaataacttgatacTTCTGGGATTTTATTTCCAATAGGAGGCAGCCCAGGCCCTGATATATGCTGGCATGTCCGGGTCCAAACTGGAGGGCATCCAGGACAAAGTGAACGAGTATTTGGATCGAGTCCAAGCCCTCCACAATGCTGGTAAGCTCACCTGCCAAGAGACTCCGGGGGTCCACTGTTTTGGTTtgcttgttttcattatcagagtgacatgtgaacattGACTAAaacacacgggggggggggggggtccaggATTTGGTAAAGGCCTCTTAGACAGGACCCGCTGTGGAACTCAAACCAGCACAGATCTCCTAgttttacagtatgtttgcTAACTTCATTGCTTGCattcatgttatttattttaccttatTTAACCAAGGGAGCTGTATTTATTTAGGTTTTCAGAATCATGTAGACACATTCACTGATTAAtttgatatttatattaattgttTAGCTCAACAATGCATTTTCTCATTATCTTGGATTGTAAAACATTGCACTATAATGGCTTTATACACACATTATCTATTCAAGTATAACAGCTGACCATTTTGTAATGCTGTTTCCCTCCTTCCAAGCAAGCACTGGTTCACTGGTTTGGTAGTGTTGAATAATAAGGTTTCTGTTACTGGCATGAACAGCGGGAGTCTTAACTGTGTTTCCAGAGCGTGGCAGCTTCTACTACATTACATGTTGTTATTCATCCTTCCCTACTGTTCACCTGAAGTTAATCTAATCAGATCTAAAGTCCTGCAGAAGTGACGCGCTTGTGACTAGTAATAAGTCAGGAATTGTTCACGACTCTTATTCTAAATGGGCTCTAAACACATACTTTCTCCTTTTCGGTCTGACTACTTCTTTCCATGACTCTCCtcactgtgcgtgtgtgtgtgcgtgtgtgtgtgtgtgtgtgtgtgcgtgtgtgtgtgtgtgtgtgtgtgtgtgtgtgcgtgtgtgtgtgtgtgcatgggtgtgACCAGACTGTGGGAGTGTCCTGCTTTGTTGGACAGCCAGTGGATGACTGTGTTGATGTTCCTGCTGTTTTGTGAGATGAAAAGTAGACTTTTCTGTAACAGCAGATGAACTTTCACAATTGTTCATATAGTTTTAATTTTTAATCCATCCAGAAAAAATCTACATAGTGTgcaatacattaaaacaattatcatTATGATTTCCTGATTTGGTTACAGGAAGTGATGTAGTTTAAGAATAACTCCAGCCATGATTTGTATTTCATGATATAGCAAGTTTCTGGTTAGTCAATAAATAAATCGTCTATATGAAACAACCacatggttgtgtgtgtgtgtgtgtgtgtgtgtgtgtgtg contains:
- the LOC115020963 gene encoding LOW QUALITY PROTEIN: transcription factor SPT20 homolog (The sequence of the model RefSeq protein was modified relative to this genomic sequence to represent the inferred CDS: substituted 2 bases at 2 genomic stop codons) yields the protein METNCQRHVTTKLTADNQNLNSQNQELNSQNQEPNSKNQELNSKNQELNSRNQELNSQNQELNSQNQELNSQNQELNSRNQELNSQNQELNSQNQELNSQNQELNSGNQELNSGNQELNSQNQELNSQNQELNSQNQELNSGNQELNSQNQELNSQNQELNSQNQELNSRNQELNSRNQELNSQNQELNSRNQELNSQNQELNSRNQELNSQNQELNSQNQELNSGNQDKQCKPCEQGWAFNGLSCYTFYDVGPSEQRTWEEARGFCRGINSDLLVFHHTEKKXXHFYNTIMNLYLWFTLGFDGYWFGLRVVEGRWKWVDGSDLIVNSWLQHPTDGHCAMSDWIQGWRSVSCDEKRRWICGKKALSV